The following proteins are co-located in the Streptomyces sp. NBC_00435 genome:
- the tatC gene encoding twin-arginine translocase subunit TatC, with amino-acid sequence MLKSARKQEKQDQRAKDAEGRMPLVEHLRELRNRLLKSVLAVLVITIVAAVFYKDLIAFMLKPMLDSVGCIDGVVSQRNGRPCADMTVNGLIAPFSIVLKVSLSAGVVLSTPVWLYQLWAFVAPGLHNHEKKYAVGFVAVGAPLFGAGAVLAYKILPQTAVILLEFTPDNARNLLPVDDYLDLVTRMVVVFGLAFELPLLLILLNITGALTAKRLASWWRAMVLGITVFAAFATPTGDPLTMMSLAAPIVALYFIALLVCWLNDRRRARSNPDAELDDDEASEVDLTPAEVGAVEAVPAPSALPEQADGGRQRINGYDDAT; translated from the coding sequence TTGCTCAAGTCTGCCCGCAAGCAGGAGAAGCAGGACCAGAGGGCGAAGGACGCCGAAGGGCGCATGCCTCTGGTCGAGCACCTGCGTGAGCTGAGAAACCGGCTGCTGAAGTCGGTCCTTGCGGTCCTCGTGATCACCATCGTGGCCGCGGTCTTCTACAAGGACCTGATCGCCTTCATGCTGAAGCCGATGCTGGATTCCGTGGGCTGCATCGACGGCGTGGTCTCGCAGCGCAACGGCCGCCCCTGCGCCGACATGACGGTCAACGGGCTCATCGCGCCGTTCTCCATCGTCCTGAAGGTCTCGCTCAGCGCCGGTGTGGTCCTCTCCACGCCGGTGTGGCTGTACCAGCTGTGGGCCTTCGTGGCCCCGGGGCTGCACAACCACGAGAAGAAGTACGCCGTGGGGTTCGTGGCGGTCGGCGCACCGCTGTTCGGCGCCGGCGCGGTCCTCGCCTACAAGATCCTCCCGCAGACCGCGGTGATCCTGCTGGAGTTCACCCCCGACAACGCGCGCAACCTGCTGCCGGTCGACGACTACCTCGACCTGGTCACGCGCATGGTCGTCGTCTTCGGTCTGGCCTTCGAGCTGCCGCTGCTGCTGATCCTGCTCAACATCACCGGGGCGCTGACCGCCAAGCGGCTCGCGAGCTGGTGGCGGGCCATGGTGCTCGGCATCACGGTCTTCGCCGCGTTCGCGACGCCCACCGGTGACCCGCTGACCATGATGTCGCTGGCCGCGCCGATCGTCGCCCTCTACTTCATCGCGCTGCTGGTCTGCTGGCTCAACGACCGCCGCCGGGCGCGGAGCAACCCCGACGCGGAGCTCGACGACGACGAGGCCTCCGAGGTGGACCTGACGCCGGCGGAGGTCGGAGCGGTGGAGGCCGTACCGGCCCCCAGCGCCCTGCCCGAGCAGGCCGACGGCGGGCGCCAGCGGATCAACGGTTACGACGACGCGACCTGA
- a CDS encoding serine hydrolase, translated as MRTLRVLTAAGAAVLLAAGGTSAAAGTAAAAPGPPAPKPRITDAQVDTAVRRLDATVTDMMRRTGVPGVSVVVVHDDKVVHLKGFGVRRVGDQGAVSPDTVFQIASLSKPVSSTVVAGVLKDPADWDRHTELPGFALGDPWVTSHVTTADLFSHRSGLPDHAGDLLEDLGYDQAYILDHLRLAPLTPFRASYAYTNFGFTAAAEAIARSRGTTWQKLSADTLFKPAGMTHTSTGFRAFADAPDHAATHVRNADGTWSPRFVRDPDAQAPAGGVSSTARDMSRWLRLQLSGGTLDGKRIVPAETLARTHVPEIVSQPPATPTSRTGFYGLGWNVGYDDAGRLRLSHSGAFALGANTNVTMLPLERLGIVVLTNGAPVGLADAVALDFFDTAEHGKPTTDWLDVTGPLYAQLDEAGRSPTDYARPPVVAKPAQQDSAYTGTYENPYYGKLTVAATGTGGLTLSLGPEPMVFPLTHYDGDTFSYETAGENAVGRTGVTFSPSEHTVRVEYLDADHLGTFTRR; from the coding sequence ATGCGTACGCTCCGCGTGCTCACGGCAGCCGGAGCCGCCGTCCTCCTGGCCGCCGGCGGTACGAGCGCTGCGGCCGGGACGGCAGCGGCCGCTCCGGGTCCGCCGGCACCGAAACCCCGGATCACCGACGCCCAGGTCGACACGGCGGTGCGGCGCCTGGACGCGACCGTCACCGACATGATGCGCCGCACCGGGGTCCCGGGCGTTTCCGTCGTCGTCGTCCACGACGACAAGGTGGTCCACCTCAAGGGCTTCGGCGTGCGCCGGGTCGGCGACCAGGGCGCCGTGAGCCCCGACACGGTCTTCCAGATCGCCTCGCTCTCCAAGCCCGTCTCCTCCACCGTCGTCGCCGGCGTCCTGAAGGACCCGGCCGACTGGGACCGGCACACGGAGCTCCCCGGGTTCGCCCTCGGGGACCCGTGGGTGACCTCGCACGTCACCACCGCCGACCTGTTCTCCCACCGCAGCGGCCTGCCCGACCACGCCGGCGACCTCCTCGAAGACCTCGGCTACGACCAGGCGTACATCCTCGACCACCTGCGCCTGGCGCCCCTCACCCCCTTCCGGGCGAGCTACGCGTACACCAACTTCGGGTTCACCGCCGCCGCCGAGGCGATCGCCCGGTCCCGGGGCACCACCTGGCAGAAGCTCAGCGCCGACACCCTCTTCAAGCCGGCCGGCATGACGCACACCAGCACCGGGTTCCGGGCCTTCGCGGACGCCCCCGACCACGCCGCCACCCACGTCAGGAACGCTGACGGCACCTGGAGCCCCCGCTTCGTCCGCGACCCCGACGCCCAGGCCCCGGCCGGCGGAGTGAGTTCCACGGCGCGCGACATGTCCCGCTGGCTGCGGCTCCAGCTCTCCGGCGGCACGCTCGACGGCAAGCGGATCGTCCCCGCCGAAACCCTGGCCCGCACCCACGTCCCCGAGATCGTGTCGCAGCCGCCCGCCACGCCTACCTCCCGCACCGGCTTCTACGGTCTGGGCTGGAACGTCGGCTACGACGACGCCGGCCGCCTGCGCCTGAGCCATTCCGGCGCCTTCGCCCTCGGTGCCAACACCAACGTCACCATGCTCCCGCTGGAACGGCTCGGCATCGTCGTCCTCACCAACGGCGCCCCCGTGGGCCTCGCCGACGCCGTCGCCCTCGACTTCTTCGACACCGCCGAGCACGGAAAGCCCACCACCGACTGGCTGGACGTGACGGGCCCGCTCTACGCCCAGCTGGACGAGGCGGGCCGCTCCCCCACCGACTACGCCCGCCCGCCCGTGGTGGCGAAGCCGGCCCAGCAGGACTCCGCGTACACCGGGACCTACGAGAACCCCTACTACGGCAAGCTGACCGTGGCGGCCACCGGTACCGGCGGGCTGACGCTGTCCCTGGGCCCGGAGCCGATGGTCTTCCCCCTCACCCACTACGACGGGGACACCTTCAGCTACGAGACCGCCGGGGAGAACGCCGTCGGCCGCACCGGGGTGACCTTCTCCCCCTCGGAGCACACGGTCCGCGTCGAGTACCTGGACGCCGACCACCTGGGGACATTCACCCGCCGCTGA
- a CDS encoding diacylglycerol kinase, which produces MSAEITLFVNPTAGSGRAAHAAQPAASALRDAGLSVRTVVGTDAPDALARLRTAVREGTGAVVAVGGDGMVSLALQALAGTLVPLGVVAVGTGNDFARATGLPVRDPARAGRLAAEALKGGRIREIDLGRVEGAGGSSWYGTVLCSGFDSRVNDRGNRMRLPAGRFKYDLAMALELAAFRPFPYRITLDGGPVIETEATLVAVGNGSSYGGGMRICADAVPDDGLFDVTVVGDCSRTTLLKVFPKVYKGTHMGHPKVTVHRAAKVTLEAAGITAYADGEPLGPLPVTAECVPGAVRLLT; this is translated from the coding sequence GTGAGTGCTGAGATCACCCTCTTCGTCAATCCCACCGCCGGAAGCGGCCGGGCCGCGCACGCCGCGCAGCCGGCCGCTTCCGCGCTTCGCGACGCCGGTCTCTCCGTGCGGACCGTCGTCGGCACGGACGCCCCGGACGCCCTGGCCCGGCTGCGCACCGCCGTGCGGGAGGGGACCGGCGCGGTCGTCGCGGTCGGCGGTGACGGGATGGTCTCCCTCGCGCTCCAGGCGCTCGCGGGGACGCTGGTGCCGCTCGGGGTGGTCGCGGTGGGCACCGGGAACGATTTCGCGCGCGCGACGGGGCTGCCCGTACGGGACCCCGCGCGGGCGGGCCGGCTGGCCGCCGAGGCGCTCAAGGGCGGCCGGATCCGCGAGATCGACCTCGGCCGGGTCGAGGGGGCCGGCGGCTCCAGCTGGTACGGGACCGTCCTGTGCTCCGGTTTCGACTCGAGGGTCAACGACCGCGGCAACCGGATGCGGCTGCCGGCCGGCCGGTTCAAGTACGACCTGGCGATGGCCCTGGAGCTGGCCGCCTTCCGGCCCTTCCCGTACCGGATCACCTTGGACGGCGGCCCGGTCATCGAGACCGAGGCCACGCTGGTGGCCGTCGGAAACGGGTCCTCCTACGGCGGCGGCATGCGCATCTGCGCGGACGCCGTCCCCGACGACGGGCTGTTCGACGTCACGGTCGTCGGCGACTGCAGCCGTACCACTCTTCTCAAGGTCTTCCCGAAGGTCTACAAGGGGACCCATATGGGCCATCCGAAGGTGACCGTCCACCGTGCGGCGAAGGTGACCCTGGAGGCCGCCGGGATCACCGCGTACGCGGACGGGGAGCCGCTCGGGCCGCTGCCGGTCACCGCCGAGTGCGTACCCGGGGCGGTCCGGCTGCTCACTTAA
- a CDS encoding siderophore-interacting protein: protein MAEGRARKVGTAVVVRTERLTPHMVRVVLGGDGLAGFGAGAYTDHYVKVLFAPDGVTYASPWDLEQIRAAHPREEWPRQRAYTVRAWDPQHLELTLDFVVHGDEGLAGPWAARAQPGEIVRFLGPGGAYAPDPVAGWHLLVGDESALPAIGAAMERMPVGARVHAFIEVEGAQDEQRISTPDGIVPFWVHRGSRPVGEALTEAVRALTFPSPDVHAFVHGEAGFVKDLRRHLRVDRGIPRERLSISGYWRLGETDEGWRAIKRDWNAEVEAEQEPVGASR from the coding sequence GTGGCAGAAGGACGCGCCCGCAAGGTCGGCACCGCAGTGGTCGTACGCACCGAGCGGTTGACCCCGCACATGGTGCGGGTCGTGCTGGGTGGTGACGGGCTGGCCGGATTCGGCGCGGGCGCGTACACCGACCACTACGTGAAGGTCCTGTTCGCACCGGACGGCGTCACCTACGCCTCCCCGTGGGACCTGGAGCAGATCCGTGCGGCCCACCCCCGCGAGGAATGGCCGCGCCAGCGGGCGTACACGGTGCGCGCCTGGGATCCGCAACACCTTGAGCTGACCCTCGATTTCGTGGTCCACGGCGACGAGGGACTGGCCGGCCCCTGGGCGGCGCGCGCCCAACCGGGTGAAATCGTGCGTTTCCTCGGGCCGGGCGGCGCCTACGCCCCGGACCCGGTCGCCGGATGGCACCTGCTGGTGGGTGACGAGAGCGCGCTGCCGGCGATCGGCGCGGCGATGGAGCGGATGCCCGTCGGTGCGCGGGTCCACGCTTTCATCGAGGTCGAGGGGGCGCAGGACGAGCAGCGGATCTCCACCCCCGACGGCATCGTCCCCTTCTGGGTCCACCGCGGCTCCCGCCCGGTCGGCGAGGCCCTGACGGAGGCCGTCCGGGCCCTGACCTTCCCCTCCCCGGACGTCCACGCCTTCGTCCACGGCGAGGCCGGCTTCGTGAAGGACCTGCGCAGACATCTGCGCGTCGACCGCGGCATCCCGCGCGAACGCCTGTCGATCTCCGGCTACTGGCGCCTGGGCGAGACGGACGAGGGCTGGCGCGCGATCAAGCGCGACTGGAACGCCGAGGTCGAAGCCGAACAGGAACCGGTCGGCGCCTCGCGTTGA
- a CDS encoding DEAD/DEAH box helicase translates to MTEELSPAERYAAARIRAAEEATALAPFREMYEFDLDPYQIEACKALEAGKGVLVAAPTGSGKTIVGEFAVHLALQQGRKCFYTTPIKALSNQKYADLARRYGADKVGLLTGDNSVNSDAPVVVMTTEVLRNMLYAGSQSLNGLGYVVMDEVHYLSDRFRGAVWEEVIIHLPESVTLVSLSATVSNAEEFGDWLDTVRGDTEVIVSEERPVPLWQHVMAGRRIYDLFEEESDHGGRGSARREVNPDLLRMAREENTSRYNPKDRRRGKMVREADRERERRSRGRIWTPSRPEVIARLEGDGLLPAINFIFSRAGCEAAVQQCLYAGLRLNDDSARVKVREIVEERTASIPTEDLHVLGYYEWLEGLERGIAAHHAGMLPTFKEVVEELFVRGLVKAVFATETLALGINMPARTVILEKLVKWNGEQHADITPGEYTQLTGRAGRRGIDVEGHAVVLWQRGMDPAALAGLAGTRTYPLRSSFRPSYNMAVNLVQQFGRHRSRELLETSFAQFQADRSVVGISRQVQRNEEGLEGYREGMTCHLGDFEEYARLRRELKDRENDLAKQGAAQRRAQAAASLERLKPGDIIHVPTGKFAGLALVLDPGVPAGRSNGHRGQEYTEGPRPLVLTVERQVKRLAGIDFPVPVEAIERMRIPKTFNARSPQSRRDLASQLRTKAGHISVERHSRGRAAAADDREIARLRTELRAHPCHGCDEREDHARWAERHHRLQRDTQQLERRIEGRTNTIARTFDRIHALLTELDYLREGEVTPHGRRLARLYGELDLLASECLRAGVWEGLSPAELAACVSALVFEARQSDDAVAPKVPGGAAKAALGEMVRIWGRLDALEEEHGINQTEGVGQREPDLGFAWAAYQWASDRGLDEVLREAEMPAGDFVRWCKQVIDVLGQVAAAAPSSSEGGSTVARNARKAVDALLRGVVAYSSVG, encoded by the coding sequence ATGACCGAAGAACTCTCTCCCGCCGAGCGGTACGCCGCTGCCCGGATCCGCGCCGCCGAAGAGGCCACCGCCTTGGCGCCCTTCCGTGAGATGTACGAATTCGACCTGGATCCTTACCAGATCGAGGCCTGCAAGGCACTGGAGGCCGGGAAGGGCGTCCTCGTCGCCGCCCCGACAGGCTCGGGCAAGACCATCGTCGGCGAGTTCGCCGTGCACCTGGCCCTCCAGCAGGGCCGCAAGTGCTTCTACACCACGCCCATCAAGGCCCTGTCGAACCAGAAGTACGCCGACCTGGCGCGGCGCTACGGCGCCGACAAGGTGGGCCTGCTCACCGGCGACAACAGCGTGAATTCCGACGCCCCGGTGGTCGTGATGACCACCGAGGTGCTCCGCAACATGCTGTACGCGGGCTCGCAGTCGCTGAACGGCCTGGGCTACGTGGTGATGGACGAGGTCCACTACCTCTCCGACCGGTTCCGCGGGGCCGTCTGGGAAGAGGTGATCATCCACCTCCCCGAGTCGGTGACGCTGGTCTCGCTCTCCGCCACCGTCTCCAACGCCGAGGAGTTCGGCGACTGGCTCGACACCGTGCGCGGCGACACCGAGGTGATCGTCTCCGAGGAGCGGCCCGTACCGCTGTGGCAGCACGTCATGGCCGGCCGCCGGATCTACGACCTCTTCGAGGAGGAGTCCGACCACGGCGGCCGCGGTTCCGCGCGCCGCGAGGTCAACCCCGACCTGCTGCGGATGGCGCGGGAGGAGAACACCAGCCGGTACAACCCGAAGGACCGGCGGCGCGGGAAGATGGTCCGCGAGGCCGACCGCGAGCGCGAGCGGCGTTCGCGCGGCCGGATCTGGACCCCGTCGCGGCCCGAGGTCATCGCCCGTCTGGAGGGCGACGGGCTGCTTCCCGCCATCAACTTCATCTTCAGCCGGGCCGGCTGCGAGGCCGCGGTCCAGCAGTGCCTGTACGCGGGGCTACGGCTCAACGACGACTCCGCGCGCGTGAAGGTGCGCGAGATCGTCGAGGAGCGGACCGCGTCCATCCCCACCGAGGACCTGCACGTCCTGGGCTACTACGAATGGCTCGAGGGCCTGGAGCGAGGCATCGCCGCGCACCACGCGGGCATGCTGCCCACCTTCAAGGAGGTCGTCGAGGAGCTGTTCGTACGGGGCCTGGTCAAGGCCGTCTTCGCCACCGAGACCCTGGCGCTGGGCATCAACATGCCGGCGCGCACCGTCATCCTGGAGAAGCTGGTCAAGTGGAACGGTGAGCAGCACGCCGACATCACCCCCGGCGAGTACACGCAGCTGACCGGGCGGGCCGGGCGGCGCGGCATCGACGTCGAGGGCCATGCGGTGGTGCTGTGGCAGCGGGGCATGGACCCGGCGGCCCTGGCCGGGCTCGCGGGTACCCGTACGTATCCGCTGCGCTCCAGCTTCAGGCCCTCGTACAACATGGCCGTCAACCTGGTCCAGCAGTTCGGGCGGCACCGCTCGCGCGAGCTGCTGGAGACCTCCTTCGCGCAGTTCCAGGCCGACCGCTCGGTCGTCGGGATCTCCCGGCAGGTGCAGCGCAACGAGGAGGGCCTGGAGGGCTACCGGGAGGGCATGACCTGTCACCTCGGCGATTTCGAGGAGTACGCGCGGCTGCGCCGCGAACTCAAGGACCGCGAGAACGACCTGGCCAAGCAGGGCGCGGCACAGCGCCGAGCGCAGGCGGCCGCCTCGCTGGAGCGGCTCAAGCCGGGCGACATCATCCACGTGCCCACGGGGAAGTTCGCGGGGCTGGCCCTGGTGCTGGACCCGGGCGTGCCGGCCGGGCGTTCCAACGGGCACCGCGGGCAGGAGTACACCGAGGGCCCGCGCCCGCTGGTGCTCACCGTGGAGCGGCAGGTCAAGCGGCTCGCCGGGATCGACTTCCCGGTCCCGGTCGAGGCGATCGAGCGGATGCGGATCCCCAAGACGTTCAACGCGCGCTCTCCGCAGTCCCGTCGGGACCTGGCGTCCCAGCTGCGGACCAAGGCGGGGCACATCTCCGTGGAGCGGCACAGCCGCGGCCGGGCGGCCGCGGCGGACGACCGGGAGATCGCGCGGCTGCGTACCGAGCTGCGGGCGCACCCGTGCCACGGCTGCGACGAGCGCGAGGACCACGCCCGTTGGGCGGAGCGCCACCACCGTCTGCAGCGGGACACCCAGCAGCTGGAGCGGCGCATCGAGGGCCGGACGAACACCATCGCCCGTACCTTCGACCGGATCCACGCGCTGCTGACGGAGCTGGACTACCTGCGCGAGGGCGAGGTCACCCCGCACGGGCGGCGGCTCGCCCGGCTCTACGGAGAGCTCGACCTGCTGGCATCCGAATGTCTGCGGGCCGGTGTGTGGGAGGGACTCAGCCCCGCCGAACTGGCGGCCTGCGTCTCGGCGCTGGTCTTCGAGGCGCGGCAGTCCGACGACGCGGTGGCGCCGAAGGTGCCCGGTGGTGCGGCGAAGGCCGCGCTCGGTGAGATGGTCCGGATCTGGGGCCGGCTCGACGCGCTGGAGGAGGAGCACGGCATCAACCAGACGGAGGGTGTGGGCCAGCGCGAGCCGGATCTCGGCTTCGCGTGGGCGGCGTACCAGTGGGCCTCTGACAGGGGGCTGGACGAGGTGCTGCGCGAGGCGGAGATGCCCGCGGGTGACTTCGTGCGCTGGTGCAAGCAGGTCATCGACGTGCTGGGGCAGGTGGCCGCCGCGGCGCCGTCCTCCTCGGAAGGGGGCAGCACGGTGGCGCGCAACGCCCGCAAGGCGGTGGACGCGCTGCTGCGCGGTGTGGTGGCCTACAGCTCCGTCGGCTAA
- the tatA gene encoding Sec-independent protein translocase subunit TatA, with protein MIGNLKPLEILLIVAVIFLLFGAKKLPDMARSLGKSARILKSEAKAMKKEGEAEDAATAASVADQAGAPQQTTAPRTIQASPGDVTSARPVGEPNHTTQG; from the coding sequence ATGATCGGCAACCTGAAGCCCCTCGAGATCCTCCTGATCGTCGCCGTGATCTTCCTGCTGTTCGGTGCCAAGAAGCTTCCCGACATGGCCCGCTCGCTCGGCAAGTCCGCCCGCATCCTCAAGAGCGAGGCGAAGGCGATGAAGAAGGAGGGCGAGGCGGAGGACGCCGCGACCGCCGCTTCCGTCGCCGACCAGGCGGGGGCCCCGCAGCAGACCACGGCCCCGCGCACGATCCAGGCCTCGCCCGGTGACGTCACCAGCGCCCGGCCGGTGGGCGAGCCCAACCACACGACCCAGGGCTGA
- a CDS encoding 5'-3' exonuclease, which yields MLLDTASLYYRAYFGVPDSVKAPDGTPVNAVRGLLDFIGRLVQDHRPDDLVACMDADWRPHWRVELIPSYKAHRVARETDSGPDVEETPDTLAPQVPIIEAALDAFGIARVGVAGYEADDVIGTLTTRATGPVDIVTGDRDLYQLVDDAKRRRVLYPLKGVGTLQVTDEAWLREKYGVDGPGYADLALLRGDPSDGLPGVPGIGEKTASKLLDAYGDLAGIIAAIDDPKSKLTPTQRKRLDESRPYLAVAPKVVQVASDVQLPPFDPSLPSLPAQPDLVAALAHRWGLGGAVERLSSALRH from the coding sequence ATGCTCCTGGACACCGCTTCCCTCTACTACCGCGCCTACTTCGGCGTGCCGGATTCCGTGAAGGCCCCCGACGGGACCCCGGTCAACGCCGTGCGCGGACTGCTCGACTTCATCGGCCGCCTCGTGCAGGACCACCGGCCCGACGACCTGGTCGCCTGCATGGACGCCGACTGGCGGCCGCACTGGCGGGTGGAGCTGATCCCCTCCTACAAGGCCCACCGGGTCGCGCGGGAGACGGACAGCGGCCCGGACGTCGAGGAGACCCCGGACACCCTGGCCCCGCAGGTGCCGATCATCGAGGCGGCGCTGGACGCCTTCGGCATCGCCCGGGTGGGGGTCGCCGGGTACGAGGCCGACGACGTGATCGGCACGTTGACCACCCGCGCCACCGGCCCGGTGGACATCGTCACCGGCGACCGGGACCTGTACCAGCTGGTCGACGACGCGAAGCGGCGGCGCGTGCTGTACCCGCTGAAGGGGGTCGGCACCCTCCAGGTCACCGACGAGGCCTGGCTGCGCGAGAAGTACGGGGTGGACGGGCCCGGCTACGCGGACCTGGCGCTGCTGCGCGGCGACCCGAGCGACGGCCTGCCGGGCGTGCCCGGCATCGGCGAGAAGACGGCCTCGAAGCTGCTGGACGCCTACGGTGACCTGGCCGGGATCATCGCGGCCATCGACGACCCGAAGTCGAAGCTGACCCCCACCCAGCGCAAGCGCCTGGACGAATCCCGGCCCTACCTGGCGGTGGCCCCCAAGGTCGTCCAGGTCGCCTCCGACGTTCAACTGCCGCCGTTCGATCCGTCCCTTCCGTCCCTTCCCGCACAGCCTGACCTGGTGGCGGCCCTCGCGCACCGGTGGGGTCTGGGTGGAGCAGTTGAACGCCTGAGCAGCGCGCTTCGACACTGA
- a CDS encoding TetR/AcrR family transcriptional regulator, translating into MTGGTGEGARRVGRPRADQQRSDSGRPPREELLYAAAELFTVKGYAATTTRAVAERAGMRQATMYHYFAGKEELLAELLESTVAPSLALARRLVLEGDRSAGRRLWELCRSDVLLLCGGPYNLGALYLLPEVSGSRFTRFRRMRQELKDSYRELLDATCVGASLAGDRAGLVLRNDLVFGLIEGVMLIHRSDPGRPVAAFAEATADAALRIAGVAD; encoded by the coding sequence ATGACTGGGGGAACGGGCGAAGGGGCGAGACGGGTCGGTCGGCCGCGAGCCGATCAGCAGAGATCAGACAGCGGACGGCCGCCGCGCGAGGAGCTCCTCTACGCGGCGGCCGAACTGTTCACGGTGAAGGGGTACGCGGCCACCACCACGCGGGCGGTCGCCGAACGGGCCGGAATGCGCCAGGCCACGATGTACCACTACTTCGCCGGCAAGGAGGAACTCCTCGCCGAACTGCTGGAGTCCACGGTCGCGCCGTCCCTCGCGCTGGCCCGCCGCCTGGTCCTCGAAGGGGACCGGTCGGCCGGCCGCCGGCTCTGGGAGCTGTGCCGCTCGGACGTGCTGCTGCTGTGCGGGGGACCGTACAACCTGGGCGCGCTCTACCTGTTGCCCGAGGTCAGCGGCTCGCGGTTCACCCGCTTCCGCCGGATGCGCCAGGAACTCAAGGACAGCTACCGGGAGTTGCTCGACGCCACATGCGTCGGAGCCTCGCTCGCCGGGGACCGCGCCGGACTGGTGCTCCGCAACGACCTCGTCTTCGGCCTCATCGAGGGCGTCATGCTCATCCACCGCTCCGATCCGGGGCGCCCGGTGGCCGCCTTCGCGGAGGCCACGGCCGACGCGGCGCTGCGGATCGCGGGCGTCGCCGACTAG
- a CDS encoding RluA family pseudouridine synthase, whose protein sequence is MKRRSHIPDAPLPQVDGIDPVRMRLPPDPEGTWPDLGSYLTARYEGTRGADSMARLLHDGRVLGPGGRVLRPRDPYEPGAFLWFHRDMPQEPVVPFPIGVVYRDEHLLVADKPHFLATTPRGSHVFQTALARLRVELGLPALSPAHRLDRMTAGLVLFSIRPEDRGAYQLLFQERRIRKEYEALAPHDPAVEFPRTLRSHIEKVRGVMAAVEVAGAEPNAETLAELLAVRGGLGRYRLTPHTGRTHQLRVHMNSLGLPILGDPVYPVVGDPAPDDYRRPLQLLARTLEFTDPVTGIEHRLESRRTLRAWEDRAGWEGGPKDAG, encoded by the coding sequence ATGAAACGCAGATCCCACATCCCCGACGCGCCGCTGCCCCAGGTCGACGGCATCGACCCGGTCCGCATGCGACTGCCCCCCGACCCGGAGGGGACGTGGCCCGACCTCGGTTCCTACCTCACGGCGCGCTACGAGGGCACGCGCGGCGCCGATTCGATGGCCCGCCTGCTCCACGACGGCCGGGTGCTGGGCCCCGGCGGGCGGGTGCTGCGGCCGCGGGACCCGTACGAGCCCGGCGCCTTCCTGTGGTTCCACCGGGACATGCCCCAGGAGCCGGTGGTGCCCTTCCCGATCGGGGTCGTGTACCGCGACGAGCACCTGCTGGTGGCCGACAAACCGCACTTCCTGGCCACCACCCCCCGCGGCAGCCACGTCTTCCAGACGGCCCTGGCCCGGCTCCGGGTGGAGCTCGGGCTGCCCGCGCTGAGCCCGGCGCACCGACTGGACCGGATGACCGCCGGACTGGTGCTGTTCAGCATCCGCCCCGAGGACCGGGGCGCCTACCAGCTGCTGTTCCAGGAACGGCGGATCCGCAAGGAGTACGAGGCGCTCGCGCCCCACGACCCGGCGGTGGAGTTCCCCCGGACCCTGCGCAGCCACATCGAGAAGGTACGCGGGGTGATGGCGGCCGTGGAGGTCGCGGGCGCCGAGCCCAACGCCGAGACGCTGGCCGAACTCCTCGCGGTCAGGGGCGGCCTGGGACGCTACCGGCTGACTCCGCACACCGGGCGCACCCACCAGCTGCGGGTGCACATGAACAGCCTCGGCCTGCCGATCCTGGGCGACCCGGTCTATCCGGTGGTCGGCGACCCGGCGCCGGACGACTACCGGCGTCCGCTCCAGCTCCTGGCCCGCACCCTGGAGTTCACCGATCCCGTCACCGGGATCGAGCACCGGCTCGAGAGCCGCCGCACCCTACGGGCCTGGGAGGACCGGGCCGGCTGGGAAGGCGGCCCGAAGGACGCCGGCTAG